The Babylonia areolata isolate BAREFJ2019XMU chromosome 32, ASM4173473v1, whole genome shotgun sequence genome window below encodes:
- the LOC143276727 gene encoding uncharacterized protein LOC143276727, whose protein sequence is MLHVHGEKLHAVLPVSSTPGGCGAGNYSNMSVGNVCELDGGIIAQRKTDKADDNIDKEDVEEKNRWHVCDVCSKGFSLAGTLKQHKLTHAGHKPFVCDMCKKAFSHACGLKKHKLIHTGHKPFVCDVCSKAFTESGNLKKHRLIHSGQKPFVCDVCKKAYTQACSLKRHKLIHTGHRPFVCDVCSKAFTQAVCLKKHKLIHISHKSFECDVCKEVFSEAGHLKRHKLIHTGHKPFVCDVCSKAFTVACHLKKHKLIHTGHKPFVCDVCGKAFTAACHLKKHKWIHTGHKPFVCDVCSKAFTEAGHLKKHKLIHTGHKPFVCDVCSKVFIHAGHLKKHKLIHTGHKPFVCDVCSEGFTQASKLKKHRLIHTGHKPFVCDVCSQAFNQKRQLKKHKWVHTGCKPFVCDVCSRAFTEVGNLKKHRLSHTGHKPFVCDVCSRAFSQTRHLKKHKWVHTGNKPFVCDVCSKAFALAGRLKRHKLIHTGYKPFLCDVCSKTFTELGGLKIHMRIHTGERPFTCPHCPAAFIQSNLLKRHMHRSHQS, encoded by the coding sequence ATGCTGCACGTTCATGGTGAGAAACTgcatgctgtgttacctgtgtcctccacacctggtggttgtggtgctggtaACTATAGCAACATGAGTGTGGGAAATGTCTGTGAACTTGATGGCGGGATAATTGCACAGAGAAAAACTGACAAAGCTGACGATAACATTGACAAGGAAGATGTTGAGGAAAAGAACAGGTggcatgtgtgtgatgtttgcagtAAAGGTTTTAGTCTGGCAGGTACCTTGAAGCAACACAAGTTGACTCATGCTGGtcataaaccatttgtgtgtgatatgtgcaAAAAGGCTTTTTCTCACGCTTGTGGCTTgaagaaacacaagttgattcataccggtcacaaaccatttgtgtgtgatgtgtgcagtaaggctttcaCTGAGTCTGGAAACTTGAAGAAACACAGGTTGATTCATTCCGGTCagaaaccatttgtgtgtgatgtgtgcaaaaAGGCTTATACTCAAGCTTGTagcttgaagagacacaagttgattcataccggTCACAGACCATTtgtctgtgatgtgtgcagtaaggcttttactcaggctgtttgcttgaagaaacacaagttgattcatatcAGTCATAAATCTTTTGAATGTGATGTGTGCAAAGAGGTTTTTAGTGAGGCTGGACAcctgaagagacacaagttgattcatactggtcataagccatttgtgtgtgatgtgtgcagtaaggctttcaCAGtggcttgtcatttgaagaaacacaagttgattcatactggtcataagccatttgtgtgtgatgtgtgcggtAAGGCTTTCACTGcagcttgtcatttgaagaaacaCAAGtggattcatactggtcataagccatttgtgtgtgatgtgtgtagtaagGCTTTCACTGAGGCTGGACACTTgaagaaacacaagttgattcatactggtcataagccgtttgtgtgtgatgtgtgcagtaaggttttCATTCACGCTGGACACTTgaagaaacacaagttgattcatactggtcataagccgtttgtgtgtgatgtgtgcagtgaggGTTTTACTCAGGCTAGTAAACTGAAGAAACACAGGTTGATccatactggtcataaaccatttgtatgtgatgtgtgtagtcagGCTTTTAATCAGAAAAGGCAGTTGAAGAAACACAAGTGGGTTCATACTGGTTGCaagccatttgtgtgtgatgtctgcagtAGGGCTTTCACGGAGGTTGGAAATTTGAAGAAACACAGGTTGAGTCATACCGGTCATAAACCatttgtatgtgatgtgtgtagtcgGGCTTTTAGTCAGACTAGGCACTTGAAGAAACACAAGTGGGTTCATACTGGTAACAAGCcatttgtttgtgatgtgtgcagtaaggcttttgcTCTGGCTGGTAgattgaagagacacaagttgattcacaCTGGTTATAAACCATTTTTGTGTGATGTTTGTAGTAAGACATTTACAGAGCTTGGTGGTTTGAAGATACACATGAGAATCCACACAGGAGAGAGACCCTtcacctgtccacactgtcctgcAGCTTTTATCCAGTCAAATCTGTTGAAGAGACACATGCACAGATCACACCAGTCTTAA
- the LOC143276404 gene encoding uncharacterized protein LOC143276404, with the protein MLAGCFIMPTTVSCCRGLSSGLPLLPLDYEGRRLFHARDLNKTATQHFGAMIFRTVEVNRGSHYAAHSGMFTAPQTGLYCFAATVASRRSDVTVCGSIGTGGASRCAVEGGKWGRTGTSVTWLRAGQGVCFLAGSPPKEYSDGPSIDFSGALLLPSS; encoded by the exons ATGTTGGCTGGCTGTTTTATAATGCCAACAACTGTCAGCTGTTGTCGTGGGCTCAGCTCTGGTCTCCCCCTGTTGCCGCTAGACT ATGAAGGCAGACGGCTGTTCCACGCCAGGGACCTGAACAAGACGGCAACGCAACACTTCGGCGCCATGATCTTCAGGACGGTGGAGGTGAACAGAGGCAGTCACTACGCCGCCCACAGCGGCATGTTCACGGCGCCCCAGACGGGTCTCTACTGCTTCGCCGCCACTGTAGCCAGCCGCCGCTCTGACGTCACTGTTTGCGGGTCCATCGGGACCGGCGGCGCCTCGCGTTGCGCCGTGGAGGGCGGTAAGTGGGGCCGAACGGGCACGTCGGTCACGTGGCTGAGGGCGGGGCAGGGAGTCTGCTTCCTGGCCGGCAGCCCACCCAAGGAATACAGTGACGGGCCCAGCATTGACTTCAGTGGCGCGTTGCTGCTGCCTTCATCTTGA